Below is a window of Bacillota bacterium DNA.
GGAGGGGGCCTGCAGCGGCGGCCGCCGAACGACCGAGGCGGCCGCACCGGAACCCCGCCGGGAGGCGCCAGGGGGCGCCCCCGGCCGGAAGGAGGCAGGAGGTTTTCCATGCTGCGGTCGTTGTTTTCGGGCGTGTCGGGCATGCGGACGCACCAGCTCGACATGGACGTGATTGCGGACAACATCGCAAACGTCAACACGGCCGGCTACAAGGCCGGACGCATGACGTTCAAGCAGGTATACAGTCAGCTCCTGCGCGGCGCCCGGGGGCCGCTGGGCAACCAGGGGGGCATCAACCCGCTGCAGGTGGGGCTCGGCGTGACGACGGGTTCCATCGACACGCTGTTCACGCAAGGGGCGCCGCAGGCCACCGGGCGTGACACGGACCTTGCCATCGACGGCAACGGGTTTTTCGTGCTCACGACGGATGGTACGACCCGCTACTACACTCGCTCGGGCAACTTCTCGGTGGACAGCGGCGGCAACCTGGTTTACGCGAACGGCATGAAGGTGATGGGGTGGAACGCGGATCCGGCGACGGGCGTCGTCGATACCAGCCAGGCCATCGATGCGCTGACCCTTCCGATCACGACCACCATCCCTGCACAAGCCACGTCTAAGGTGTATCTCTCCGGCAACCTGGACAGTCGTACCCCGATCAATGGCACAGTTACCATGTCGTTCGACGTCTACGACTCGCTGGGTACCAGCCACGCTTTAGTTCTCACGTTCACAAAGACCGATAACAACCAGTGGGAAATCCAGGCTGGTGATGCTACTCTGGACGGTAACCCTGCTACGGGAGGCCTTCCCATTCCTATCTCTTTCGACCAATCGGGCGCTCCCCAAACTCCTACATCTACTGGTTTACCAGGCCTGCAGTTCACCTTAACGAACGGGGCATCCGACATCGATATCGATCTCAACTGGGCAGCCATGACTCAGTACGCCCAGGCGAACAACCCCACCCTGGCGTCGCAGAACGGCTACGCGCCGGGCTATCTCGTGCGGTTCACGATCGATGATGCGGGAGTTCTGAAGGGCGTGTTCTCAAACGACCTGACCCGGGATCTCGGCCAGATCGCGCTGGCCACCTTCACGAACCAGGAAGGCCTGGTCAAGCAGTCGGACACCCTGTTCACGGTCTCGGGTAACACCGGCACGGTGACCGTCGGCCAGCCCAGCTCGGGAAACCGCGGCAAGCTCGTGCCGGGGTTCCTGGAGATGTCCAACGTGGACCTGTCGCAGGAGTTCACCAACCTGATCCTGGCCCAGCGCGGGTTCCAGGCCAACTCGCGGGTGATCACGACGTCCGACGAATTGCTGCAGGAGTTGATGACACTCAAGCGGTAGGACTTGAGTTCAACGCAGTGAGCGGTTTGTCATGACTGGGAAGGCCGGCCCTGTAAGGCCGGCCCGGGTGAAGACGGACGAGGGAGGTGGGCTTCACGATCAAGGTGCACCGGCTTGACGGCAAGGAGTTCGTCGTCAACGCCGACCTCATCGAGATGGTGGAGTCCACCCCCGACACCGTCATCTCCCTGGTGAGCGGCCGCAAGCTGGTGGTGGCCGAAAGCGTGGACGAGGTGATCGGGCTCGTCATCCTGTTCAACCGGCGGCGGGTGGCCGGCCCGGAGCTGTCCGAACTTTCGAGGCCGCCCGTCGGCCGGGCGGGATCCCGGCCACCGGAGCGGCAGGTACCGTAGAAAAGCAAGCAGGGCGGGCAGGGAGCGCGGCTGTGGATCTGACGACGATACTCGGTATCCTGATGGGCCTGGGGTTCATCGGCGGGGCGATTGCGTTCGGCGGAAGCGTCCGCCAGTACCTTGACCTGCCCTCGTTCATCCTGGTCATGGGCGGCACGGTGGCGGCCACGATCATCAACTACCAGGGCCAGCACCTGCGAAACGCCCTGCGCGTTGTCCGCATCGCGACCGGGCAGCGCCGGTTCAACGCCGACGACCTGATCCGCCTCATCGTTCGCCTGGCGGAGAAGGCCCGCCGCGAAGGCCTGCTTGCCATGGAAGAGGAGGCCGAGCAGCTCAACGATTCGTTCCTGCGCAAGGGCATTCAACTTGTGGTGGACGGCACGGATCCGGAACTTGTCCGCAACATCATGGACATCGAGTTGACTTTCATCGAAGAGCGCCACCGCCAGGGCCAGGCCTTCTTCGAATCGCTGGCGCTCTATGCCCCTGCGTTCGGCATGATCGGAACGCTGGTCGGGCTCATCCGCATGCTCGGCAAGCTGGACGACCCGAGCACGGTCGGCCCCGCCCTGGCGCTTGCGCTTCTGACGACCCTGTACGGGGCGCTGTCGGCATATCTCATCTTCAACCCCATTGCGGGCAAGCTGCGGGTCAAGAACGACGAAGAGGTCATGATGCGGGAGATGATGATCGAGGGCGTCCTGTCCATCCAGGCCGGCGAGAACCCGCGCATCGTCGAGGAGAAGCTGCGCTCGTTCCTGCCGCCCGCGCAGCGGGCCGCACGCCAGCCCAGGACGCAGGCCGCTGCCAGGCCGGCCCAGCAGGTGGTGACGACCGGTGCCCGGGCCCGGTAACGCCGCCGGCCGGCGGCGCCGCCGCGGGAGCGGTGTGAACGTGGCAGCCCCCCAGTGGATGGTCACCTACTCGGACATGGTGACCCAACTCCTCGCGTTTTTCGTGATCCTGTTCTCCATCTCCAGCGTGGACGTGCAGCGCTTCCAGGAGCTGCTTTCGGCTTTCCGGGCGTCCGTCGGCATTCTGGAGACGGGCCGCACCTTCCAGCGGGAAACCGTTGTGGGAAACCCGCCCATCGCCATTTCCCCCAACCTGGCGGGCCAGGGCTCCCAGGCTCAACTCGAGCAGGTCTACCGAGAACTCAGCGGTGTTCTGGAGGCCGAGAACGTGTCGGCCGACGTGCAGCTCGTGCCGGAAGAGCGCGGGCTGGTGGTACGGATGGCCGACCGCGTGCTCTTCGACCTGGGCAAGGCCGACCTGCGGCCCGAATCGCAGCGGGTTCTGAGCGTGGTGGCGGGTGTGCTGAAGAGAATCCCCAACCCCGTGCGCGTAGAGGGGCATACGGACAACCTGCCCATTCACAACGAGCGCTTCCCGTCCAACTGGGAACTCTCCACGGCCCGTGCGACCACGGTGGTGCGCTACTTCATCGAGAAACACGGCCTCGAACCCCGCCGCCTGTCGGCGGCGGGATACGGGGAGTACCATCCCCTGGTTCCCAACACTTCGGCGGCCAACCGCCAGAAGAACCGCCGGGTTGACGTGGTGATTCTCAAGCTGGGCCTCACGGAGGAGCAGGCCCGGTGACGCTTTTGCCACGGATGGAGTGATGGAGGATGGCCGTTCAGCAGCCGCAGGTGCCGCCGCAGCAGCCTCCTCAAGCACAGCAGCCCCAGCAGCGAGGGGCGGGCATCGCCTGGGCCGTTGCAGCACTGGCCCTCATCATCCTGGCCTCCACGGGGAGCGCCTTTCTGGCCTATCTGATGTTCAACCGCTCGGTGCCGGCGAGGGCGCCCGAGGCAACCCAGGCTCCAGCCCAGGTCGTCGAGCGGCGCGCGGCCTCTGCCGAGGCCGCCGCACCGGCGCCGCTGGGCCCGACGCTGGACGCCGGGGAGTTCATCGTCAACCTGGCGCCCGGGCCGGGGCTGGGAATCCGTTACGCCCGGCTCGGCGTGGTGATCGAGGTGGACCGGCGCGAGGTGATCGACGAGCTGCAGCGCCGCCAGCCTCAAGTACAGGATGCCATCATCGGGGTGGTGCGCAGCAAGCGCTTCGAGGACCTCTCCAGCCGGGAGGGCGCCGAAGCCCTGCGCAAGGAGCTGGTCGAGGTTCTGCAGCGCCTGGTGTCCAAAGGGAAAGTGGTGAACGTCTATTACACCCAGCTTGTCATCCAGTAAGGCGCGGGGCGAGCCAGGGCGCCTGACGCTCCCCGCGGGCCAGGCCCGGCCGCCGGCGCCCGGTTCGCTCCCGCCGGTCACCGAGGTGCACCCGGTGCGCTTCGGGGAGTTGAAGCCGGAACCCGCGGGTGAGCCGGAGGGTAACCTCGACCTCCTGCTCGACGTGGGCGTCACCCTTTCGGTCGAGATCGGCCGGGCGAAACTGACGCTGGGTGAGGTGATGGGTCTTCGCAGGGGTTCCGTCATCGAGCTGGACAAGCTCGCCGGCGAACCGGCGGACGTCATCGTCAACGGGAAGCTCATCGCCAGAGGCGAGATCGTGCTGCTGGACGAGAAGTTCGGGGTGAAGATCAACGACATCGTGACGCGGGCCCGCCGCGCGCGGGACCTGCCCTGAGGCCATGGACGCGGCAGCAGTTGGACTGGGCGATCTGCTGCGGGTGATCGGGGCGCTGGCCGTCCTGGTGCCCCTGGCTTATCTGACCACCCGGCTGGTGGGCAGCAGGAGCGGGATCCGGTCGAGGCAGATGATGCGCATCCTCGACACCCTGCCGCTCGGACCAGGCCGGGCGCTTTACCTCGTTGAGGTGGGCGGCCGGGCACTGGTGATCGGGGTGGCGGGGCAGCAGATCCACCGGATCGCAACCATCGACGACCCAGAGGTACTGGCCGGCTTTCGCCGCCACGCCGGTCGCGGCAGTGTGGCACAGACCCTGGCGTCCGGCTGGTTCAGGTGGGGAAGGGGACAGGCGGCTTCCGACCGTTCAACCCATGAGCCAAACGAACGTCTGTGACCGGGTTGCGCCACTGAGGGCGCTTGCGTTGGCCTTGCTTTTTTTGGCGCTCGCGAGCGCGCCTGCGGGCGCGGCACAAGCGCCCGGCCCTGCCAGCCCGACTGCGCCGGCGGTCCGGCTGCCCTCCATCGAGCTTCGCTTCAACGGGCAGCCGCCCAGGGTGCCGGACCTGGTCAATACGCTTCAGATCCTCGCGTTGCTCACCATCCTCAGCCTGGCGCCGGCCATTCTGGTTCTGGTCACCTCGTTTACCCGGATCGTGGTGGTGCTTTCCTTCGTCCGCAACGCCCTTTCCACACCGCAGGTACCGCCCAACCAGGTTCTGGTGGGGCTGGCGCTCTTCCTGACCTTCTTTACCATGTATCCCACCTGGCAGCAGGTTTACTCCCAGGCCATCGGCCCCTACCTGGACGGGCGGATATCGCAGCAGGAGGCCCTCCGCCGGGGAGAGCAGCCCCTGCGGGACTTCATGTTCCGGAACACCCGCGAGAAAGACCTGGAGCTTTTTGTTTCGATGTCAGGCTCGCCGCGGCCCGAACGGCGCGAGCAGGTGCCCACCTACTTTCTCATCCCGGCGTTCGTCATCAGCGAGCTGAAGACCGCCTTCCAGATCGGATTCCTGATCTTCATCCCCTTCCTCGTTATCGACATGATCGTGGCCAGTACCTTAATGTCGATGGGCATGTTGATGCTTCCGCCCGTGATGATCTCGCTGCCGTTCAAGGTGCTGCTGTTCGTCATGGTGGACGGGTGGCACCTGATCACGCGGGCTCTGCTGACGAGCGTACGGTGACGGGACGGTGGCGGGCGACGGCGGGCAAGGGGCGACGGGGGGTCAGTCTCGACACATGAACGAAGCGCAGATTCTCTCCCTGGGGCGGGACGCCATCGTCACGGTGCTTTTGGTGTCGGGGCCGATGGTGGGGCTGGCCCTGGCGGTGGGCCTGGTGGTCAGCCTGCTGATGGCCACCACGCAGATCCAGGAGCAGACGCTGGCGTTCATTCCCAAGATCCTGGCGGTCTTTGGCGGGATGCTCGTCTTCGGCCCCTGGATGTTGCGCGTTATGCTCGACTTCTCCGAGCGGATCTTAGGCAACCTGACGGCGTTCATTGGCTAGGAAAAGCCCGGCCCGAGATGGGGGACAGTGGCGAGCGGCATGGGTTCACTGGCGGCGTTCCTGCTGATATGGGTGCGGACGTCGGCCCTCTTCTTCGGGGCCCGGCCGGCCTTCGCGCAGCCCGGGGTGCCGGGGCTCGTTCGCCTGGGGCTGTCCGGCGTCGTGGCGTTTCTGCTGCTGCCGCTGGCACCGCAGGGGGCCTGGCTGGAGTCGCTGTACGCCGCCGACGCCGGCGGCCCGGCCTGGGCTGCATGGGCGTACGCCGTCGCCCGTGAGGTGGCCGCCGGGCTCGTGATGGCGTTCGGGGTCAACGTGCTGTTCGGCGCGGTGCTGCTGGCAGGCCAGCTGGTGGACCTCCCGATGGGGTTTAGCGTGGTCAACGTCATGGACCCCACGACCGGGCAGGAGATGCCCCTGATCGGCCAGTTTCAGGTGCTGCTGGCGACGCTCATCTTCTTCGGGGTCAACGGACACCACGAGATGATCCGGTCGCTCGCCGCCAGCCTGCGCCTGGTGCCGCCGGGCGCGCCCTCGGCGGGCGGGGCGCTTCTGGACGGTGCCGTGGACGCCTTCGCCGGTTCTTTCGTGCTGGGGATCCGCCTGGGGGCGCCGGTCATGGCCGCGCTCTTCCTTGCCGACGTGGCGCTGGCGGTGGTGGCGCGGGCGGTTCCGCAGCTCAACGTCTTCGTGGTGGGGTTCCCGGCCAAGATCCTGCTGGGGTTCGGCGCCATCCTGCTGGCGCTGCCGTCGTTCACCAACGTGCTGGCCGGCGCTTTCGGGCGCGGGGGGGAGATGTGGGCATGGGTGCTCCGGATGGCCCAGGCCCTCTCGGGCCAGTAGTGCAGGCGAAGTGGCTGCCCCCGTTCGATCTGCAGCGCTTTGCCGACGGCGAGCGCACGGAGCCCGCCACGCCGCGCCGCCGTCAGGAGGCGCGCCGCCGGGGGCAGGTTGCCCGGAGCATGGATCTGGGCATGGCGGTCGTGGCGCTGGCCGGCGCGCTGGTGCTCAAGGCGGCCGCCGGGGTATTGATCGGCGACGCTGGCCGCCTGGCCTCTGAGTTCTGGGGGGGTGCGTTCTGGCAGCAGGAGATGACCGTGGATACCCTGCGCCAGATGGGATGGCTTGGACTTGCGGCGGCACGAGGCGTGCTCCCGGTGGTGGGCGTGCTGGTGGTGGCGGGGCTCGCCGCTCAGATCGCGCAGGTAGGTTTTTTGACCTCGTCTACGCCGCTTACGCCGCAGCTGTCGCGCCTCGATCCGCTCGCCGGGCTCCGGCGCATCTTCTCGCTGCGGGGCGCGTTCGAGCTGGCGAAGTCGGCCGCCAAGGCAGTGGTGGTAGGGTGGGCCGCCTGGAGGTTCATCCAGCAGGTGGTCACCGCCGCCTCCGACCTCGTGGCCATGCAGGTGCTGGCGGGGGCGGCGTTCGTGGCGGAGGTGGCTTTCCAGGAACTGCTGCACATGGGCCTGGCGCTCTTGGTCGTCGGGCTTGCCGACTACGCCTACCAGCGGTGGGAGTACGAGCAGAGCCTGCGCATGAGCCGCCACGAACTGCTGGACGAACTGAAGCAGACCGAAGGCGACCCCCACGTGCGGGGCCGCATCCGCAGCCGCATGCGCCAGCTCGCCATGCAGCGCATGATGCAGCGGCTGCCGAACGCCAGCGTGGTGGTCACCAACCCGACGCACGTGGCGGTGGCGCTGGAGTACGACGAGGCGAGGATGGACGCCCCGGTGGTGGTGGCCAAAGGGCAGGACCTGATGGCTTCCCGCATCATCGACGCCGCGCAGAAGTTTGGCGTGCCCGTCGTCGAAAACCCGCCGCTCGCCTGGGCGCTGTACGACGCCGTCCAGGTGGGCCAGTCCATCCCACCCGAGCTTTACCGTGCCACCGCGGAAGTTCTGGCTTACGTGTACCGGCTGCGCCGCGCAGGAAGGCGAGCCGCCGGGCGCCCCGCGTGGACTTCCGGAACCGTGAGGGAGGGGTAGCGGCTTAAATGGCGGTAGGACAGCGTACCACCACCGGACGTTCTCTGATGCAGGCAGTCCGCTATTCGGACGCCGCGGTCTTCCTCGCGGTCGTGGCCATCGTGATGATGATGGTCATCCCGATGCCGCCCGGATTGCTCGACTTGCTTTTGGCCTCCAACATCACGTTGTCGCTTCTCATTCTGCTTCTGACGATGAACGTCAAGGACCCGCTCCAGTTCTCGGTCTTCCCGTCGCTCTTGCTGGTCGCGACGCTCTTCCGGCTTGCCCTCAATATCTCGTCCACACGCCTCATCCTGCTCAACGGCTACGCCGGCCGCATCATCCAGGCATTCGGGCAGTTCGTCGTGGGCGGCAACTACCTGGTCGGCTTCGTGATCTTCCTCATCCTTGTGGTCATCCAGTTCATCGTGATCACCCGCGGCGCCGAACGCGTGGCCGAGGTGGCAGCCCGCTTCACGCTGGACGCCATGCCCGGCAAGCAGATGAGCATCGACGCGGACCTGAACGCCGGACTCATCACCGAACAGGAGGCGCGGGCGCGCCGGCGCGCCATCGAGCGTGAGGCGGACTTCTACGGAGCGATGGACGGCGCCAGCAAGTTCGTCAAGGGCGATGCCATCGCCAGCGTCGTCATCACCCTGATCAACATCCTGGGCGGGCTCGGCGTCGGCGTTGTCCAGAAGGGATACGACCTGACCGAGGCGCTGCGCCGCTACACGCTTTTGACCGTGGGCGACGGTCTCGTGACCCAGATCCCTGCGCTGCTCATCTCGACGGCCACCGGCATCATCATCACCCGGGCCGCCTCCGAGGAGAACATGGGCCGCGACCTGACCCACCAGCTATTCAGCCAGCCCCGAACGCTGGGCGCAGCTGCCGGGGTGCTGCTGGTGCTGGCCATGGTGCCCGGGCTGCCGACGCTGCCGTTCCTGGCCCTTTCGGGGCTGTCAGCCGGGGCGGCATACCTCTTGACTCGCCAGGAGCACCAGTCCCGCGAACGGGAGCGGGTGGCGGCGCTCGCCCGGGAGCGCGAGGAAGCCAAGCGCCCTGAGGCCGTCATGAGCCTGCTCCAGACCGACCCCGTGGAACTGGAGATCGGCTACAGTCTGATTCCCCTGGTGGACCAGGCGCACGGCGCCGAGCTCCTCGACCGCATCACCATGGTGCGCCGCCAGGTGGCGCTGGAGCTCGGGGTGGTGGTGCCGCCCATCCGCATCCGGGACAACATGCAGCTCAAGCCCAACGCGTACGTGATCAAGCTGCGGGGCGTCGAGATCGGCCGCGGCGAGCTGATGCCCAACCACCTGCTGGCCATGGATTCCGGCGAGGCGCTGGACAGGCTGGCCGGCGTGCGCACCAGGGAGCCGGCCTTCGGGCTTCCGGCGGTCTGGATCTCGCAGGAGGTGCGAGACCAGGCCGAGCTTCTGGGGTGCACCGTGG
It encodes the following:
- a CDS encoding flagellar hook protein FlgE, translating into MLRSLFSGVSGMRTHQLDMDVIADNIANVNTAGYKAGRMTFKQVYSQLLRGARGPLGNQGGINPLQVGLGVTTGSIDTLFTQGAPQATGRDTDLAIDGNGFFVLTTDGTTRYYTRSGNFSVDSGGNLVYANGMKVMGWNADPATGVVDTSQAIDALTLPITTTIPAQATSKVYLSGNLDSRTPINGTVTMSFDVYDSLGTSHALVLTFTKTDNNQWEIQAGDATLDGNPATGGLPIPISFDQSGAPQTPTSTGLPGLQFTLTNGASDIDIDLNWAAMTQYAQANNPTLASQNGYAPGYLVRFTIDDAGVLKGVFSNDLTRDLGQIALATFTNQEGLVKQSDTLFTVSGNTGTVTVGQPSSGNRGKLVPGFLEMSNVDLSQEFTNLILAQRGFQANSRVITTSDELLQELMTLKR
- a CDS encoding flagellar FlbD family protein codes for the protein MKVHRLDGKEFVVNADLIEMVESTPDTVISLVSGRKLVVAESVDEVIGLVILFNRRRVAGPELSELSRPPVGRAGSRPPERQVP
- a CDS encoding motility protein A, with amino-acid sequence MDLTTILGILMGLGFIGGAIAFGGSVRQYLDLPSFILVMGGTVAATIINYQGQHLRNALRVVRIATGQRRFNADDLIRLIVRLAEKARREGLLAMEEEAEQLNDSFLRKGIQLVVDGTDPELVRNIMDIELTFIEERHRQGQAFFESLALYAPAFGMIGTLVGLIRMLGKLDDPSTVGPALALALLTTLYGALSAYLIFNPIAGKLRVKNDEEVMMREMMIEGVLSIQAGENPRIVEEKLRSFLPPAQRAARQPRTQAAARPAQQVVTTGARAR
- a CDS encoding OmpA family protein is translated as MPGPGNAAGRRRRRGSGVNVAAPQWMVTYSDMVTQLLAFFVILFSISSVDVQRFQELLSAFRASVGILETGRTFQRETVVGNPPIAISPNLAGQGSQAQLEQVYRELSGVLEAENVSADVQLVPEERGLVVRMADRVLFDLGKADLRPESQRVLSVVAGVLKRIPNPVRVEGHTDNLPIHNERFPSNWELSTARATTVVRYFIEKHGLEPRRLSAAGYGEYHPLVPNTSAANRQKNRRVDVVILKLGLTEEQAR
- a CDS encoding flagellar basal body-associated FliL family protein gives rise to the protein MAVQQPQVPPQQPPQAQQPQQRGAGIAWAVAALALIILASTGSAFLAYLMFNRSVPARAPEATQAPAQVVERRAASAEAAAPAPLGPTLDAGEFIVNLAPGPGLGIRYARLGVVIEVDRREVIDELQRRQPQVQDAIIGVVRSKRFEDLSSREGAEALRKELVEVLQRLVSKGKVVNVYYTQLVIQ
- the fliN gene encoding flagellar motor switch protein FliN, yielding MSSSKARGEPGRLTLPAGQARPPAPGSLPPVTEVHPVRFGELKPEPAGEPEGNLDLLLDVGVTLSVEIGRAKLTLGEVMGLRRGSVIELDKLAGEPADVIVNGKLIARGEIVLLDEKFGVKINDIVTRARRARDLP
- a CDS encoding flagellar biosynthetic protein FliO; protein product: MDAAAVGLGDLLRVIGALAVLVPLAYLTTRLVGSRSGIRSRQMMRILDTLPLGPGRALYLVEVGGRALVIGVAGQQIHRIATIDDPEVLAGFRRHAGRGSVAQTLASGWFRWGRGQAASDRSTHEPNERL
- the fliP gene encoding flagellar type III secretion system pore protein FliP (The bacterial flagellar biogenesis protein FliP forms a type III secretion system (T3SS)-type pore required for flagellar assembly.), translated to MSQTNVCDRVAPLRALALALLFLALASAPAGAAQAPGPASPTAPAVRLPSIELRFNGQPPRVPDLVNTLQILALLTILSLAPAILVLVTSFTRIVVVLSFVRNALSTPQVPPNQVLVGLALFLTFFTMYPTWQQVYSQAIGPYLDGRISQQEALRRGEQPLRDFMFRNTREKDLELFVSMSGSPRPERREQVPTYFLIPAFVISELKTAFQIGFLIFIPFLVIDMIVASTLMSMGMLMLPPVMISLPFKVLLFVMVDGWHLITRALLTSVR
- the fliQ gene encoding flagellar biosynthesis protein FliQ: MNEAQILSLGRDAIVTVLLVSGPMVGLALAVGLVVSLLMATTQIQEQTLAFIPKILAVFGGMLVFGPWMLRVMLDFSERILGNLTAFIG
- a CDS encoding flagellar biosynthetic protein FliR: MGSLAAFLLIWVRTSALFFGARPAFAQPGVPGLVRLGLSGVVAFLLLPLAPQGAWLESLYAADAGGPAWAAWAYAVAREVAAGLVMAFGVNVLFGAVLLAGQLVDLPMGFSVVNVMDPTTGQEMPLIGQFQVLLATLIFFGVNGHHEMIRSLAASLRLVPPGAPSAGGALLDGAVDAFAGSFVLGIRLGAPVMAALFLADVALAVVARAVPQLNVFVVGFPAKILLGFGAILLALPSFTNVLAGAFGRGGEMWAWVLRMAQALSGQ
- the flhB gene encoding flagellar biosynthesis protein FlhB; this encodes MGAPDGPGPLGPVVQAKWLPPFDLQRFADGERTEPATPRRRQEARRRGQVARSMDLGMAVVALAGALVLKAAAGVLIGDAGRLASEFWGGAFWQQEMTVDTLRQMGWLGLAAARGVLPVVGVLVVAGLAAQIAQVGFLTSSTPLTPQLSRLDPLAGLRRIFSLRGAFELAKSAAKAVVVGWAAWRFIQQVVTAASDLVAMQVLAGAAFVAEVAFQELLHMGLALLVVGLADYAYQRWEYEQSLRMSRHELLDELKQTEGDPHVRGRIRSRMRQLAMQRMMQRLPNASVVVTNPTHVAVALEYDEARMDAPVVVAKGQDLMASRIIDAAQKFGVPVVENPPLAWALYDAVQVGQSIPPELYRATAEVLAYVYRLRRAGRRAAGRPAWTSGTVREG
- the flhA gene encoding flagellar biosynthesis protein FlhA: MAVGQRTTTGRSLMQAVRYSDAAVFLAVVAIVMMMVIPMPPGLLDLLLASNITLSLLILLLTMNVKDPLQFSVFPSLLLVATLFRLALNISSTRLILLNGYAGRIIQAFGQFVVGGNYLVGFVIFLILVVIQFIVITRGAERVAEVAARFTLDAMPGKQMSIDADLNAGLITEQEARARRRAIEREADFYGAMDGASKFVKGDAIASVVITLINILGGLGVGVVQKGYDLTEALRRYTLLTVGDGLVTQIPALLISTATGIIITRAASEENMGRDLTHQLFSQPRTLGAAAGVLLVLAMVPGLPTLPFLALSGLSAGAAYLLTRQEHQSRERERVAALAREREEAKRPEAVMSLLQTDPVELEIGYSLIPLVDQAHGAELLDRITMVRRQVALELGVVVPPIRIRDNMQLKPNAYVIKLRGVEIGRGELMPNHLLAMDSGEALDRLAGVRTREPAFGLPAVWISQEVRDQAELLGCTVVDAPSVLATHLSELLRRYSAELLGRQETRALIDHVKTTNAAVVEELIPELSSVGEVQKVLQNLLREGIPIRDLVTILEALADSARETRDIDSLTERVRSAMARHISRLYADEEGVIPVITLAPALEQRLEELAASPAALLDPGFVQQLVTRLATAQEQAAARGRQAVVLCSPSVRRYLRRLIERSLPRLPVVSYGEIAPGVQIASEGVVEAPDAN